The Scylla paramamosain isolate STU-SP2022 chromosome 27, ASM3559412v1, whole genome shotgun sequence genome contains the following window.
CTACTGTTGTGTGTATGCTTGGAaactctacttcttttcttcttttcctattcttcttcttctgttgttgttgttgttgttgttgttgttgttgttgttgttgttgttgttcttgttctgcttgttctcttcatcttccttctccttctcttccccccactacttctactactaccactactactacctctaccaccatcttcaccactATGCATGAAAACCATTTACCTAACTCAACGTAAACGCATCAACatcttaataatattttttcaacCAGCGTGCCTTACTCCAATTCCCGCTCGTCCGCTTGACCACAGCGTCTTATCACCAACATCCCGAGGCCCCGAGCAGGAGAACGGCAGCTTGGTTCTTTCCTTCAGGCAAACAAGCTCCCTTATCTATGCTGTTTTAACCGCGTCTCTCGTCAGGTCGGGCCGAGGGAAGGGTAACAGGGGTGAAAATAACCCGAGGAGAGTCCAGCCAGCCCAGTCATTCGCCTGATGAGAGATGAAGGAGCTAAACCAATAAAGGAAGCGGGGAGCGAGTGTGATTAGCGAGGTGGACACAGGGCGGTGAAAAATACGGCGTCTCCTGAAGGGCTCCAGTCAGTCCTCCAAGTCACCGTGTGTTGATGTCATtaaatgttgttattattcgtCGTCTCCTGCTTGCTATTTGTTTGCATTGAAAGTTTATTTaattcttgtactttttttacGCATTCTTAACTCCTAAGCATATCTGCGAGTGTTGatgttatcattattcttcttatcCTGTTTGTTATCTGTTTAAAAGTGAGTCTATCCTTGTTAATAAATTCAAGTatttttattcgtctttttaTACATTCATAACTCCTACAAATACGGTGACTTCGTGATTTAAGGACGCAGGGCAGACAGCACGACAGCCCACACAGGACGCGCTGCTGACAGGCTGGCGGCATTTGTGTGTTCGGGAAGCTGCCTGCGGCGCCTGactatttttcatctttataaTGTCAGGCGAAAGCGATAATACGAGAGTGGCTGAAGGAGGGACggacaagagagagggagggagggacggacggagggagggatggaagggcaAGGTGGGGCAGGGCAACACAGAACACCTTCCTTGGCCAGGCTATTTTGGTGAACTGACCTGACCTTCCCCCGCCTGTAAACGAGGAGGGCGAACCACCGTTTAGGACCCTGGGACAAATGTGTAATTAGATGCCCAAACATTTGTTCTGCGGAGCCAAGCAGGATCAGGTGACGGGCTGGACGCGGcgtgatttttttctcctcgaGTATTTTCCCTATAGGCACTTTCACTTTGGTGCTAATGGCggtgttagaggagaggaggagaggggaggaggtgggaagaAAGGTTAAgcgtggtgagggagagaaggtgaggtGGACAGCAGAGGAATAGAAGGGGAGTGGGAGACGGCAGGAGGCTGGATGGCATGAGGGGGACATAATTTATTCAGTATCCCGTGGTAAGCTTTCCTGGCGTGTGACCAGATGAGGCGCCTTAACTCTTCCGATTTATTACGTCACTGGttcacctcgttttctttctgcccCACCTCGTCCCTCAGTGCTGTCCATCTCTCTTGCCCTTGCCGTCCCAGAGGTGCTCCTTTTTAATGCTGCCTTTTCTTGCCTCAAACCTGTCCCTCGACCTCTTAGAAGCCCCTCCGTCGTCCAAGAGGATTTTCTCTACCCCTCCTTTACCCTGCCTCTTCAGCCTCGTGGCGGTTCtgtccttggagagagagagagagagagagagagagagagagagagagagagagagagagagtagagagagagagagagagagagagagagagagagagagagagagagagagagagagagagagagagagaacaggttcctttcctctttcttcctcttgccttctctctatctctagctccctcccttctttcccctagAAGACATCATTGTGTTTACTTTGTGTAGGGACTTCCTATGTAGTCTGTTTTCAATGAGAGGAgagcgctggctgcctcaggtCCTCGCTTCCTGAGTCACCTACATACTTAGGATAGGGATAAAGTTTCAACGTTTGGTTCTTGCTAGACGAATCTTCGACGTGGGGAGGCgaacaagcgagagagagagagagagagagagagagagaggagagagagagagagagagagagagagagagagagagagagagagagagagagagagttccgcTAAGTGAGTGGCAAGGACCCATCAtccctctcaccacacacacgaCCCACCGCTCCCTCTTCCACGCTGTTCACTCCCACGGCACCAAAAACTTCCTGGCCACCCTTCCGTAAGTGGGCAATTAACCTTTGTAATATCACGAGCACAAGACAGACGGCAATCTAATATTTCGTGGCGTCACCCGACCACCGGGGAATAAATTATCACCTACATTTCGCAACCAAGAGTGGTGTGGCCGTGTCCAGTTGGTCTGCGCGCGCCCCTCGGAGCCCACGAGTCGTACATCACacactccttcattttcctgttcAGCCCATTACTCTTTGATTATAACTCGTCGCCTGATCTATCCCGCCGCGCCTCGTCGGTCTCCATTCGGTCTCTACTGCCCCAAACAGGATCAAAGGGCCGCCCACCCGCCCTGCCACCACGCTACACCACACCAGCCACCCTGCCACGTCCCTCCAACCCCCGCGCCTcgccccactctctctcccgaCCTCCCGCTGGGGCTTAGCGATATCTTGACACCTGTAGCAAGATCGGCGCGTCCTCCTTGCGACCTCAGAGAAGGTCTAATTGGTTCATACACTCTAGCGAGGTTTTAGTGTGTGCATATTCTGTGCGTAATAATTGAAAGCTGATTACTGAGACACTCCAGGAGCTAAACTGACaagttcctccttcctttgaacttttcctgttttcttttttttttttttcgagttcggggattttaatagatagcatgaagtaatcagaagatggaggaaagaaagaaacaaactctgaatcatccaaggtagagtttttagcaaaagtttgagcgaataGTTCAGctgtagaaatagatgagatggcagtggtgccatctggttgaaataaagaagggaaaaatgaagaagcaaagttattggagatgtttttggctgaATGACAGAAGTCACgatgggaatgtgtgtgtgtgtgtgggtgtgtgtgtgtgtgtgtgtgtgtgtgtgtgtgtgtgtgtgtgtgtgtgtgtgtgtgtgaagttctTTGTGTtctatattgttctttccttatcacacacacatgtgtgtgtgtgtgtgtgtgtgtgtgtgtgtgtgtgtgtgaagttctaTTGTGTTCTATATTGTTCTTTccgtatcacacacacacgcactcaaaaagaaactaataaaggaatggtaaaaaaaataataagaaatacatATGAAACAAACTAAAATCTTGTCTCCCTAAGGCATACAAAAACAATTCTAGGAAGGGAAGTAAGTAAATATGATTCATGTGGCGACTTGATCCCGGCCTGATGAGGGAGACAAGTAGAGATTCCCACTGTGTTTGGATGGAGGCGAAGGCAAGCATACTAGTCCTcttccccacccccctctctctctctctctctctctctctctcgctcgctctctctctctctctctctctctctctctctctctctctctctctctctccatttcatcACGGTGACAATCTCAGCCAGGTGTATTTCCCTCACAGGTCAGGTCAATCAGCAGCCCACCTGTGTCTGACCCTAGCCACTCCTTTGCCCTTCTTCCTCCCgcccgccttttttttttttttgtttacttatttattatttctcttttacaCCAGCACATCCGTCACCCATCACCAATGACTTCCCCATTTTACACCACAAacatctccatcaccaccaatacctcCAGTAACTTATTCAGTTCCTACAACTATAACATCATTGACACATTCCTATACATTtactcccaccaccatcaccactacctatACACCAAGTAACACACACCAACCACATCATCATAGCATATTCCTCTACCACCACGGTTACCTATACCACCACctctcacaacaacaacaacaacaaccagtcACAAACACCATCATATCGgaactcctttctctcccagcaccactgtcaccaacaccaccaccaccattaccagctcaccacaaccaccatcattacctccaccaacaccaacaccccTCGGTTTcccctttccaccaccaccaacaccaccagcaggaggttCCTTCCTGCTCTGTGGTGAGTCATGTCACCCATAAATACAGTcctagagagagaaaaccaagaATCTGAGCTTTGTGGGAGTCACGCTGGGGAGATGCTGGGACCTTGTGTGTTTGACGATCctgggggaaggtggaggaatgagagggatggaaagaagTCCTGCGTATTCGCGGATGAATCTGGGAGTCCTACGCTGTGAAGACgtgtggaggtgaggggaagctGGGATCCTGCGTGcttgggtgagtgggtgggagacagagagagagagagagagagagagagagagagagagagagagagagagagagagagagagagagagagagagagagagagagattctgcacacaaaggaaaactataattaactctAAAAGTCTGGTgagaagagagggggaatgaggaaggggggaaaagaAACCTAAACACTGACGCTTTCAGGTGTTTCTTAttattgaaggagagagagagagagagagagagagagagagagagagagagagagagagagagagagagagagagagagagagaggagagagagagagagagagagagagagagaggaaaaaagcaaataaaaacgGATGAAGCCCTTTAGGAACGCCACGAATAAGTAAATCAGCAATTAGGTAAATCGACGAAAGACTTACTTACTTTCCGCTTCACTTTCTCTTGCGTTAAAATCACATTGGGAGGAACCGTGGAGTCGTTAATTATTTACGCTTGGGGCAGATTATGTTGATTAGAGGAGGTGGGGATGAGATGCTGGGCGGAGGCAGAGGTCAGAGCGAGGACACCGGGGTGGCggagtgggtggagggaggttGGCGCgtgggtgtggctgtggtggacTGAACAGGGTGGAAGCTGAGGCCTGTGGATGTGTAGAGGGTGAggatgtggttgtggtggaatGAATAGGTGGAGGCGGTTGGAGTGTGAATGTGAGGTAGTCAAGGGTGTGTCTAGCTGTGGTGGAGTGGGTAGGTGGAGACGAGTGTGGATATGGAGAGGTGACAGTATGGCTGTGGTGAAGTGATTAGGTGGACGCAGCTGGGAAGTGTGGATGTGGTAGTCAAGGGTGTGTCTGACTGTAGTGGAGTGAGAGATTGAGACTGGAGTGGTATGAAcaggtgtgggtgtggctgTGCGTACTGTGGGTGCAGCATACACGTCAAGAAGGTCAGATGCGCAGTAGGGTGAGGGCGGTCAAGTgggtggcggtgttggtggtgtggcgTGGCCCTCAGGTGACCCGGTCGGCGCCCTCTGCGGTGTGGCGGCAGGGTGGGGCCGGTGTGGCAGCCATCTGGCCGCCCTCacccgccaccagcaccaccgcggGCTGCCTAACCACACTCGCGTGAAAGGGGAACCGATGTAGTGGTGCGAtggtttttttctctctttttatagtgtgtgctgcttgtgtgtgtgtggggggggccACCTATCTTACTGTTCGTACTCCACTGCACTACATATCATTCCCATCAACGCCCTCAATCAGTTCCCACGTTATCGAGAACacgaagaaaagtgaaaaggcTCTTCAAATCATACAGTACTCCACGAGGTAACAAGAACCCCAAACTGGAAATCGTCTCAAGtctataaacaataataatgacccacacccacacacaagctCACTCCAGCCCTTGAGGATCTCACGCATTAGTCAGGGAGACTCGTACAAAGTCACCTTGCAGACTTCGAACATAGCAACCTGACACGGCAGACGGCGGGGCTCCTGCAggtgaggaaggtgtgtgtgtgtgtgtgtgtgtgtgtgtgtgtgtgtgtgtgtgtgtgtgtgcgtgcgcgcgcacacagCAACAGTATATctataattttatctttttggtctTTGGTTTCGATTGAATAATTTGTATCTATTATCTCTATCTCTTTAGCTTTGATTCATTTTCCTTGTGGAAATGTACAACATCCTtgaacttatatttttttttctttttaatatagaATATTAAATGGTATTTCTGAAATTCCATTATTATACATACCTTATCAATtctcgtccacacacacacactaaaccgACTCttataaggaaaggagacagaacggtatacaattaaatatataaattttattaAACATTTGTACTATCTTAAATCACTGGAGGAACTAAGCCTACAAGTATCACAGAATCTAGAattatcattaattaatttcGAACATAATAATATAACTATAATTCTCTCTTTTCATATACGAAGTTCCCCGCCTTGACGTGgttctctcttgttttgtttgtactATAGTGCCGGCGAGGGTGGTGAGTAATGGGTGTGCTTGCTAGTGTGGGGGGAGGACTGGACGAGACCTGGGGGACTGGCCGCGGACCTGACATTCTCAGGAGGATCAGGTGGCTGTGTGGCTCTCTGGGGTCCTTGAAAAGATGCCTGGCCGAGTTTCTGGTCGTTGTCTGGGCTCCGGGGGGCGGGCGGCTATGCACGGTGGGAGGCGGGGGGGCGACTTGGCCTTGCGGTGCACCAGTACTGAAGGCGAGGAGCTGGCTGGCAGACATTCCTCCCTCATCAGGTAGAGTAAGCGTCTGCTTCACCGTGGTTCACCAAGGGCGCCAGCAGTTGTCGTCTTCTGGATGGCGGATTGGAGCAAGATCCAAGGGCTGCGGTGAGGGGCTcctggaggggggaggggggcggcgAGGAGGAcaccagggagagggagggcgaggcagcgctgggaggaggggatggaggggcaCGGTGCAGCTCCCCCGCGTGGCTTGGGAAGGAGGTTGTGATGTCCGTTGGGCAAAACAAATGTCATCTGTCCGTTCAAGAGGCGGGCAGGGACGAGGGACACACCGCCCACCATCAGGGAGTCGTAGTGGGCTGCCTGCGGGACACGCTGGGGCTCAGGGGTGAGGGGAGCCACTGTGTCTGGCGAAGGGGACTTGTTCCTCAGGCCGGTCATCACCTCCGTCAGGTGCAGCAGGATGCGTGACCGTTGAACGTTGCTCAGGGTTGTGTCGCTTTCCAGAAACTTGCCCACCTCCGCCGCGCACTGCCCAAACCCTGCACGGAACTTGGCGGCGGCGTCCACCGGGGgctggcggggcgaggcggccTCGTGGCGGTGCAGGGCCTGCACGTGCCGCACTGTCATCTCCAGGATGTCTGCTTTCTCCAGCTTGCTGTAGCGTGAAGGCTGTCAGGGAAAGATATCGTAAGTCTGGGGCGGCAGGTGTGCGACACTTATTTCAGGAATGTCGAGCCACCGCGGCAAGTGGAGCGAGCCGTCCCGAGGCAGAACTCATCCTGGATTAAGGCCTAAATGATGCCAGCTGTTAAACACTACTGCTCAGTAAGGAACACTGTTGACATGCTCATTCTGTTAACATACCAAGGCAAACTTGAAAGGTAAACAATTAGCCGAAATCTCAGAGACCCGTAACCTTATAGTTTCAGTTATTTAAACGGAAGGTCAGACTGAACTCTTCCGCATCTTCCCTGCCTCAGGACCTCGCTCTCACACGCATCGGGACCACAACACAACGTACGGTACTCACGTCTTTCTTGAGTCCCTCCAGCACCAGGTTCTTGAGTTGGTTGAGACAATCGTTAATTCTCTGGCGTCTCTTCTTCTCCATGATGGGCTTGTTGGTGCGCCGCCGCTCAGCAGCCGCGGCCTTGGCCTCCAGGCCCTGCTTGTCTGTCGTGCTGGATGGCATCCTCACTGCCTGAGTCTCTCACTGAGTCACAACACGCTCAACGTCTTGAGGTTACTGGCGAACTCATTCCAGTCACTAGAATTTATAAGAATGGCACACAGAAGACCCTGCGTCTTGACCAGTGAGAGCGCGCTGCTCTGCTACGTCACGAGGAGGTGAACCAATGGGAGGCGCAGAACTCCTCAAACCGGGCGGCGTGTGGCTGGTGTGGGCGGAGCCTCGGCCCTGTGGGTTGGCTACTGGTCTGTCGCTCGTCCGCCACGTGCTATACGGAGTCGCTTTCCTTAAAAAGTTTCTTGGACTCAGAACtttgtttatttcatattcATTAGAACCAAGATAATGGCCAAGTGAACATCAAAGTCACATTTTAAGGGTTCAGGCTGTGGCTCAGTGGGGGCAACCTGCGGTGCGGTCAGCCGGGAGTCTGACGCAAGCTCAGCAGGTTGTTTGTGCGGCGAGGCTGAGTGTTGTCTGACGCCCATGAATGTCTTTCATAATTTCTGTACGTTATTAACCCGAGAGAGGGGCAGCCGCAGGCCGTATGGATGAGAGGgacgggaagagaaggaaagaaagaaagaggacagggagagggacgTGTGAGGAAAAAGGATTTGGATGAGGAAAGATGAACAAGAATGAGAAGGGACTCATGAAGAGGAGACGGATCAAGTAAGACGTAGATGGAAAAAGGAGGGGAATGGGAGGATGCCAGAATGATTTTGAGAACCGTGGGAGAACGAGAGAGCGAGAAACAGCCAAATGAAGGCGCGTCAAGGAAACCAGAGAGGATGATAGGCGAGCCGCGGAGTCTGGTGGAGGCGAGGACACGGGGAGAGGGACACGTGGGCCTACGGTTAAGAGTGGACCAGCGGGAGTGGGAGTGGGATGGGTCAGACTGGAAGAAGGGCGTTTGAGTCGGTGAGGTGGGCTGATGCGAGGAGCCCCTTGGGGAAGATCCTGGGGGAGAACATGGGCTGTAGTACGATGAGTGGAGTCTTGGGAGAGCTGAGAGTGAGCtggggtggtgaaggaagaggtaggGGGTGATAAAGGGGAGCTTATGGGGTGAATATGAGTGTGTTGGAGgataagagaagaggtggtaaaaaaaaaaaacgtagaaaaatTAAATGAGTAGAGGAGTAAAATATATTATAATGAGGATGAATTTGTATGTAAGCTGTGTTAAtcaagaaagtgagaggagggaagggaaggggaaatgagGTAATGGCGTGGTGCTCATCAAGgggcaaggcaagggaaggaaaggccaaggaagggaaagggatggtAAAGGTGGGCCGGCGTGGCGTGACAGTGCACCGTCATCCTCTCGTTTAACCTGAACACCTGCTGGAGCGCCCTTGCTCGCTACCTGTCCCCCTCACATTGGGTGGATCCGAGCCGCCTCAACCCGTTATTTATTATTcctatattataattattaaccccccttctctctctctctctctctctctctctctctctctctctctctctctctctctctcttgcgcctTGATGAGCGGaaaagcctcttaatgtgtgtCTGCTTAAGTATATAGACAATCCTCTTAATACAAAAGTAGGGTGCAATTAGGGAAGCGCGGCGCGAGTCCCTGAAGAATGCCTGCCTCCGCCACACCCAAGCACCTCTCGCCAAAGGTCTCAGGGTCAAGGATGATCACGCGCGCACAAAACTGGGGAAGGGAGTCGAGGTCGAGAGTCTCAGATCATTAGCTTCAGACAACTTGCTGCCCTTCCTCTCAATGAGCCACGCGCCAGAGCCAGAAACGACTAACTACGACCTATAGACGACCTTGTACagtactccctcctccttcctcccttcctccctcacctaccAGCGAGGATTTGCTGGCTGGAGTTCACGTGTGCACCGAGCGTGACTGTGTGTGCGCAATATGGTGTTTGCACAAGGCTGGGTTGTGTGCACTGGGAGGTGGTTTGCATACGAAGCGTGACTGGGGGTGCCATATGTTGTTGACACACCAGGAGCTCCTGATGGGAGAGCTGACGAAGGATACAGAGGCCCCAGGAACACCAGCTTGTATTGCTTTCCTCCTCAGAGCTGTCACGAGGCACCCTGCGTCTGTGTACTGTAGACGACGGCGAGGAAACATGCTGATGCGAACCCGAGGTGGTAAACACATTCCCTTGCCGGCCTTGAGtgactgtcacacacacacacacacacacacacacacacacacacacacacacacacactcagtgcCAAACTCTGCCTTACTCCAGCGGCAATCGACGATTCAAACACCAAACTTAGATGGAAATgaatcttcctttccctccttacctAGTTTGTTCTTCTAGTTCACTAGTAGcagtaaacagataaacagacacccTCGTTATAGGCCGATACGTCTTCTGGTATCTGTTCTCATgtattccccttttattttcattattcttccctcctcccacgttCTCGCCCCCAACAGTACAGGCACGGCGGCGGGGGTGTGTCTATCCCAGCGGCCTTGGACAGGATTTAGCACGGGCAAATCGGGGAAACTGGACACGCCGCCCCACAACACCTTTGTCGCCCATACAATACCAGCCTCGCCGCGCCAAGACACTCCATTAAACTACCCCAGATTTTCCTCGCGGGCACCAGCGGTCGGTGTGATTCTTGTGGTTCTGGCGGGGGCGGTGCTGGGAGCGGCGGcgaaataagaggagggaaacaaaaagagaaaggagagaagagaagcctTGGGAGTATACGGAGTGGGAGGAGCAACAAGTGGAAAGGACAAGGAGTccgaagggagaagggaggtgaaAAAATACCTGAGGAACTATtcccgaaagagagagagagagagatgagagagagagagagagagagagagagagagagagagagagagagagagaggagagagagagagagagagagagagagagagataatagaatGAAAGATGCAATTAGTGTAGACGAAAGAGAGTagagaataaagataataagaGTGAACGAAGgag
Protein-coding sequences here:
- the LOC135114241 gene encoding LOW QUALITY PROTEIN: transcription factor HES-4-B-like (The sequence of the model RefSeq protein was modified relative to this genomic sequence to represent the inferred CDS: deleted 2 bases in 2 codons), with the protein product MPSSTTDKQGLEAKAAAAERRRTNKPIMEKKRRQRINDCLNQLKNLVLEGLKKDPSRYSKLEKADILEMTVRHVQALHRHEAASPRQPPVDAAAKFRAGFGQCAAEVGKFLESDTTLSNVQRSRILLHLTEVMTGLRNKSPSPDTVAPLTPEPQRVPQAAHYDSLMVGGVSLVPARLLNGQMTFVLPNGITTSFPSHAGELHRAPPSPPPSAASPSLSLVSSSPPPSPSRSPSPQPLDLAPIRHPEDDNCWRPW